The sequence TCCATTATATCATATCTTTTTCATTTTAAAAATAAAAATTCTTGTGCTACAATGAAATGAGAAAGAATTGAGGTTGTTTATGGAAATTTGCCAGCAAATATTAGAGAAAATCAAAGAATACGATACCATTATCATTCATCGTCACATGAAACCAGATCCAGATGCCTTAGGGAGTCAGGTAGGTTTAAAAGCTCTTCTCACACACCATTTTCCAGAAAAGACCATCAAAGCAGTCGGTTATAACGAACCAACTCTAACCTGGATGGCGGAAATGGATACTGTCCAAGACAGTGACTACCACGGAGCTCTTGCTATTATTTGTGATACAGCGAATCGTCCTCGTATCGATGATAAACGCTACGAACAAGCTAATTTCACCATCAAAATCGATCACCATCCAAATGATGACATCTATGGTGACCTATCTTGGGTGGATACAAGTTCAAGCAGCGCCAGTGAGATGATTGCATTATTTGCTCAAGAAAATCAGCTAACTTTGTCTAGTGAAGCGGCACGACTTCTCTATGCAGGAATTGTCGGGGACACAGGGCGTTTTCTCTACCCTTCAACTAGTGCCCGTACCTTTAGAATAGCTGGCCAGCTCCGAGAAATTGATTTTGACTTTGCTGGACTGTCTCGTCAAATGGATACCATGAGCTTCAAGATTGCAAAATTGCAAGGGTATGTTTATGATCACTTAGAAGTTGATGAGAATGGGGCTGCACGCGTTCTGCTTACTCAAGACATCTTGGAAAAATATAAGGTTACGGATGCTGAAACAGCAGCGATTGTTGGGGCACCTGGTCGAATTGATACTGTTAAGGCTTGGGCTATCTTTGTTGAACAAGCTGATGGCCACTTCCGTGTGCGAATGCGCAGTAAAATCACCCCTATCAATGAGATAGCCAAACGACATGACGGGGGAGGGCATCCATTAGCCAGTGGCGCCAATTCCTATAGTCTAGAAGAAAACGAACAAATATATAAAGAACTGAAAGAGGCTCTACAGATTCACCAAGGCTAAGAAAGAATTTTCTTGGCCTTTTATATGCTAGATTCTTAAAATATACGGTTTCTTTGTACCTCAGTTTATGGTATAATAAATCAAACTGAATAAAAGGAGACTTAATAATGGAAAAAAATCGTTTGTATATTCTCATTTCTGCTGGAGTAGCCATTCTTGGTTCACTCTTGCCATGGGCTAGTTTAAATGCAGGTTCTTTTGGGTCCTATAGCGTGAATGGTTACCAAGGTGATGGTTGGTTTGTCATTATCGCGGCTATTGTGTCTATTGTTCTTGCATGCTTGAATAATATGAATAAAGCAATGTCTAAAGGGTTCTCAATTGGTGTCATTGTTGCGGGTGCAATTGCAACTCTCGTCACACTAAATAGTCTCTTTAATGTAAATAAGTACATGTCTAACTTTGGTGGATATGGCATTTCAATCGGCTTTGGTTTGATTTTGGCTATTCTTGCTAGCATTGCACTTGTTGTAACTGGTCTCTTGGCAATGTCAGGTGGTAAAATTACAAAAGAGTCATTTACTGAATTAGCTGAGTCTGGTAAAGATTTTGCTCAAACTGTCGGACGTGTAACAAGCTCTACCGTTAAAACTGCAGTCGAAGAAATCAAAAAAGAATCTCAAGAACGTAAAAAAGAAGAAACTACTGCTGAGAAAACAGAGACTGCTAAAGAGGAAACCGAGCAAACAGAAGAAGCTAAGGAACCAGCTAATGTGGAGGCTGAATCAGTAGCAGAAAACGCAGAACCAGTAAAAGAAGAAACTACTGAATCTGAAACAAAAACAGAAGCTGAGCCAGTAGCCGAACCAACAGAAACAGAGGCTGAAGCTGAAACTGTAACAGAATCAACGGAAACAGAACCTACTGAAACTGAAAAAGAGGCTAAATCAGCAGAAGAAAACGCAGAACCAGTAAAAGAAACAGAAGTAAAAAATCAACAAGAAGAAAAAGCTCCAAATCAAGAGAATTAATCATTCTTCTACCCTCACTCCAGTAAACACTGGAGTGATTTTTTATCAAGATTTTTAATAAAATCAGGGAAAAGACTTGCCAAACTTATCAGAATCTGATAGACTAGTATGGTAACAATCTATGGCTCGCAAAGAGACCATGGCAGAAAGGAAATATTGCAAAATGAAAAAAGATATCCATCCAGAATATCGCCCAGTTGTCTTCATGGACACAACTACTGGTTACAAATTCCTTAGCGGTTCAACAAAACGCTCTAACGAAACTGTTGAGTTCGAAGGCGAAACTTACCCATTGATCCGTGTGGAAATTTCATCAGACTCACACCCATTCTACACTGGACGTCAAAAGTTCACTCAAGCAGATGGACGCGTGGATCGTTTCAACAAAAAATACGGTCTCAAATAATGATAAAAAAGAACAGTTACCACTGTTCTTTTTTTGTACTTCTTTTTATGAACCAATCACTACTACTTTCTATGTTGTCAACCTTCACGCTGACACTATAATTGATTTCAAACGAGTTTAAAAAATATCGAAAAGAAGCTTGATATTGAGAATGGTCAAGATGATTGAAACTGCGTAACCTAGGATGGTGTTCCACTTGGCATTGGTGAATTCTCCCATCAGTGACTTCTTAGAGGTCAGATAGATTAAAGGGAAGATTGAAAACGGAAGAGCGATTGACAGAAAGACCTGTGAATAGACCAATAACTGATCCAAGGTTTTTTCTTGATGTCCAAACAAAACGGCGACTATAATCACAGGTAGCAATGCAAAAATACGGGTACCGATACGGATCATCCACTGAGGCAATTTCAGATGCAAGAAGCCTTCCATGACAATCTGTCCTGTTAAGGTACCTGTAATGGTCGAATTTTGTCCACTTGCTAAGAGAGCTAGGGCAAATAAAGTTGACAGAGTTGAGCTAGCTATAGCTCCTGCTATTGTCGAATCCTGTAAAGCATTGTACATTTGGGAGAAAGCTGAAATTTCAGATGCATGACCAAAAAAGAGAGAGGCCCCTAAAATGAGCAGTAAGGAATTGACAATAAAGGCGAGGGACAACTGAAGATTTGAATCCCAGGTCATAAAACGAACGGCTTTTCGAACATCCTTCTTATCTTTGTGATTGATTTTCCTTGTTTGGGATAGGGATGAATGAAGATAGAGATTATGGGGCATGACTGTCGCTCCCACAATTCCTAGAGCCAAAGTCAATTGGCTTTCATGACCTGGTAATGGTGTTTCAAATAATGTTGGAGTCGGTAAATAACCACCCAAAATACCCTGAATACTTGGATTGGATAAAGCCACCAGATAGGTAAAGATGGCTAATATGGTTAAAATAAGGGTCGTAACAATGGCTTCAATTTTTTTGAAGCCAAATTTCATCAACAACAACAAAAGAAATACGTCTAAAACGGTTAAGAGGATAGCGACCATAATTGGTATTTTAAATAAAAGATTTAAGGCAATCGCTGAGCCTAGAACCTCAGCTAAGTCGGTCGCCATTAAAGCTAATTCTAAAATCACCCATAAACTATAACGAAGCCACTTGGGAGCATGATGTGCAGTTGCCTGTGCTAGGTCCATCTTAGTTACGATACCGAGCTTTCCAGCCATCTGTTGTAGTTGCATGGCAATGATGGATGAAATCAAAATAACAAATAAGAGAC comes from Streptococcus oralis and encodes:
- a CDS encoding lantibiotic ABC transporter permease → MEKNRLYILISAGVAILGSLLPWASLNAGSFGSYSVNGYQGDGWFVIIAAIVSIVLACLNNMNKAMSKGFSIGVIVAGAIATLVTLNSLFNVNKYMSNFGGYGISIGFGLILAILASIALVVTGLLAMSGGKITKESFTELAESGKDFAQTVGRVTSSTVKTAVEEIKKESQERKKEETTAEKTETAKEETEQTEEAKEPANVEAESVAENAEPVKEETTESETKTEAEPVAEPTETEAEAETVTESTETEPTETEKEAKSAEENAEPVKETEVKNQQEEKAPNQEN
- a CDS encoding type B 50S ribosomal protein L31 codes for the protein MKKDIHPEYRPVVFMDTTTGYKFLSGSTKRSNETVEFEGETYPLIRVEISSDSHPFYTGRQKFTQADGRVDRFNKKYGLK
- a CDS encoding Nramp family divalent metal transporter, with the protein product MSSYKKVSLSEINQSIETPNNNHFWQNLKAFLGPGALVAVGYMDPGNWITSVVGGASYKYSLLFVILISSIIAMQLQQMAGKLGIVTKMDLAQATAHHAPKWLRYSLWVILELALMATDLAEVLGSAIALNLLFKIPIMVAILLTVLDVFLLLLLMKFGFKKIEAIVTTLILTILAIFTYLVALSNPSIQGILGGYLPTPTLFETPLPGHESQLTLALGIVGATVMPHNLYLHSSLSQTRKINHKDKKDVRKAVRFMTWDSNLQLSLAFIVNSLLLILGASLFFGHASEISAFSQMYNALQDSTIAGAIASSTLSTLFALALLASGQNSTITGTLTGQIVMEGFLHLKLPQWMIRIGTRIFALLPVIIVAVLFGHQEKTLDQLLVYSQVFLSIALPFSIFPLIYLTSKKSLMGEFTNAKWNTILGYAVSIILTILNIKLLFDIF
- a CDS encoding DHH family phosphoesterase, with the translated sequence MEICQQILEKIKEYDTIIIHRHMKPDPDALGSQVGLKALLTHHFPEKTIKAVGYNEPTLTWMAEMDTVQDSDYHGALAIICDTANRPRIDDKRYEQANFTIKIDHHPNDDIYGDLSWVDTSSSSASEMIALFAQENQLTLSSEAARLLYAGIVGDTGRFLYPSTSARTFRIAGQLREIDFDFAGLSRQMDTMSFKIAKLQGYVYDHLEVDENGAARVLLTQDILEKYKVTDAETAAIVGAPGRIDTVKAWAIFVEQADGHFRVRMRSKITPINEIAKRHDGGGHPLASGANSYSLEENEQIYKELKEALQIHQG